A stretch of DNA from Deinococcus ruber:
CGCGCATCACTTCCACCTTCAGCGGTTCCTGACCTGGCCGGGCGTCCCATCCAGGCCGCCGGGTCAGTGTCCGGCCCAGGCGTTTTGCTTCTGATGCCGAGCGACAACTCATACGGATTCCGATTAATTCCTGCACAAAGGCCACCAATGGAAGAGGGTCTGACGGGTCA
This window harbors:
- a CDS encoding NADAR family protein; this translates as DPSDPLPLVAFVQELIGIRMSCRSASEAKRLGRTLTRRPGWDARPGQEPLKVEVMRGLLKVKFRADSVLAEQLLATGNAQLIEGTTWRDVFWGCAEGSG